A single window of Granulicella mallensis MP5ACTX8 DNA harbors:
- a CDS encoding DUF4832 domain-containing protein, producing MRSLQSSKRRPIGEIAAALAVAFIASSFVGFAQEVTTVVRPVETHEILINPGMGIQTFQRYNGDSLNPGVTWSEEGPVGTLKTEEKKPDFPGSSVAYVRWHWATLEPVQGKVRWEIIDLALAEARRHGQRLAIRLMPYDPKHPLPKWYRESGARRANSNDGNIWEPDFSDPLYFKDWSALINEAGRRYDGHPDLESVDISTVGYWGEGWSSYMPEFPVQKKLIDIYFKAFHKTQLLMNFDEPEALVYGTSHGAGWRFDCLGDMKEHEPEMLDQYPEEIAETGIQDVWRSAPVSMETCGVPESWLRNGWDAHYILSEALRWHVSTINVKSSAIPQLWGKEFEDLERRMGYRFVLRRGEWRTQARAGEALHLKTWWVNEGVAPVYRPFVLAFRLSSPNQSRVIRTDEDVRKWIPGDAVFEDPVFVPSDLPAGEYQISVALLDPVTLSPAIQLAIEGRGRDGWYSLGKIRVSDGY from the coding sequence ATGAGAAGCTTGCAGAGCTCGAAAAGAAGACCAATTGGGGAGATCGCTGCGGCGCTCGCCGTGGCATTTATAGCTAGCTCCTTCGTTGGCTTTGCACAGGAAGTTACAACTGTTGTAAGGCCGGTAGAGACTCACGAGATCCTGATCAACCCTGGTATGGGGATTCAAACCTTTCAGAGATACAACGGCGATTCATTGAATCCCGGTGTGACATGGTCGGAGGAAGGGCCTGTGGGCACTCTGAAAACAGAGGAGAAAAAACCGGATTTTCCTGGGTCCTCTGTTGCCTACGTGCGGTGGCATTGGGCAACACTTGAACCGGTGCAAGGCAAAGTTCGCTGGGAAATCATCGACCTTGCACTTGCTGAAGCTAGACGGCACGGGCAACGGCTCGCGATTCGTCTCATGCCGTATGATCCAAAACACCCATTGCCCAAGTGGTATCGCGAGTCGGGCGCGCGGCGCGCGAACTCGAACGATGGAAATATATGGGAGCCTGATTTTAGTGATCCGCTGTATTTCAAGGATTGGAGTGCTTTGATCAACGAGGCCGGTCGACGCTATGATGGCCACCCTGATCTGGAGAGTGTCGATATCTCAACGGTAGGTTATTGGGGCGAAGGATGGAGTAGCTACATGCCCGAATTCCCGGTTCAGAAAAAATTGATCGATATCTACTTCAAGGCGTTTCATAAGACTCAACTCTTGATGAACTTTGATGAGCCCGAAGCCCTGGTGTATGGAACTTCCCATGGGGCTGGCTGGCGCTTCGACTGTCTCGGTGACATGAAGGAACATGAGCCGGAAATGCTTGACCAGTATCCTGAAGAAATTGCGGAGACAGGCATTCAGGATGTGTGGAGATCGGCGCCTGTTTCCATGGAGACCTGTGGTGTGCCTGAGTCGTGGCTTCGGAACGGTTGGGATGCGCACTATATTCTCAGCGAAGCATTGCGCTGGCACGTGAGCACTATCAATGTAAAATCCAGCGCCATTCCACAATTGTGGGGAAAAGAATTCGAGGACCTCGAACGAAGGATGGGGTATCGCTTTGTCTTGAGGCGAGGCGAGTGGCGGACGCAAGCTCGAGCGGGTGAGGCACTTCATCTAAAAACATGGTGGGTCAATGAGGGGGTCGCCCCGGTCTACCGGCCATTTGTGTTGGCGTTTCGGCTGAGTTCGCCAAACCAATCGAGAGTGATCCGGACCGATGAGGACGTGCGCAAGTGGATTCCTGGGGATGCGGTATTCGAAGACCCTGTCTTCGTACCAAGCGATCTACCAGCCGGAGAATATCAAATAAGCGTCGCACTTCTGGATCCTGTGACTCTCTCGCCGGCGATACAGCTGGCAATCGAGGGCCGAGGGAGAGATGGCTGGTACAGCTTAGGGAAAATTCGGGTCAGTGATGGCTATTAA
- a CDS encoding SIS domain-containing protein translates to MTSLLDFVDLPVAEQKARGLLFTPREIAQQPHTWKKTLQIFKEHQTQICSFLEKAGLRDELELRPVVVLVGAGTSDYIGQALELLLRQQWSCEVLVCASTELLPNLDDYIVSGRRYLFISFSRSGDSPEAVAVVEQAVRLHPRIAHLIVTCNAQARLIEVCGAAELSCVVVLDDEVNDRSLAMTSSFTNMIVMGQCLGHAWSIEEYSEIVERLVAAGQSFLLRAEEEAERTSLLGFSRVCMVGIGSLASIARESALKVLEMTAGQVKTMSQTVLGLRHGPMAALDSETLFVCFVSGEARKVGYAKDLLREIGEKGIAAERIAVGVPSTHAEIEPYCESYLSVEVDVADAYRPILDVMFGQLLGLYCSVARDLKPDSPSPGGVINRVVQKFRIY, encoded by the coding sequence GTGACATCTCTTTTAGATTTTGTTGATTTACCGGTGGCAGAGCAGAAAGCCCGCGGGCTACTTTTTACTCCCCGCGAGATTGCCCAGCAGCCTCATACGTGGAAGAAAACGTTACAGATATTCAAAGAGCATCAGACGCAGATTTGCAGCTTTTTAGAGAAAGCTGGACTGCGGGATGAGTTAGAACTGCGACCAGTTGTCGTGCTGGTCGGAGCGGGAACTTCGGATTACATCGGCCAGGCATTAGAACTCCTGCTCCGTCAGCAGTGGAGTTGTGAGGTGTTGGTGTGCGCGAGCACGGAGCTGCTGCCCAACCTCGATGACTACATTGTTTCAGGGCGCAGATATCTCTTCATTTCGTTCTCCAGGTCGGGGGATTCGCCGGAGGCTGTGGCCGTTGTAGAGCAGGCTGTGCGATTGCATCCCCGGATTGCCCACCTGATTGTGACTTGCAATGCTCAAGCCCGGCTGATTGAAGTTTGTGGGGCTGCCGAACTGTCGTGCGTGGTGGTGTTGGACGACGAAGTGAATGATCGCAGTCTGGCGATGACAAGCTCTTTCACAAACATGATCGTGATGGGGCAATGCCTGGGACACGCATGGTCGATCGAGGAATACTCGGAGATTGTCGAGCGGTTAGTGGCCGCTGGACAAAGCTTTTTGTTGCGCGCCGAGGAAGAGGCAGAGCGCACTTCGTTGCTTGGATTCTCTCGCGTGTGTATGGTTGGCATCGGATCGCTTGCCAGCATTGCTCGGGAGTCCGCATTGAAGGTATTGGAAATGACGGCAGGCCAGGTAAAGACAATGTCGCAGACTGTGCTTGGACTTCGGCATGGACCTATGGCGGCGTTAGACTCCGAGACGCTTTTTGTATGCTTTGTCTCCGGTGAGGCTCGTAAAGTTGGGTACGCAAAAGATTTGCTGCGAGAGATCGGAGAAAAGGGGATTGCTGCGGAGCGAATCGCCGTGGGAGTTCCTTCGACGCATGCTGAAATCGAGCCCTACTGCGAGTCCTATCTTTCCGTAGAAGTCGATGTTGCTGATGCGTACCGTCCGATTTTGGATGTGATGTTTGGCCAACTCCTTGGTCTGTACTGTTCGGTGGCTCGCGATTTAAAGCCAGACTCGCCCAGCCCGGGTGGTGTGATTAATCGAGTCGTACAAAAGTTCAGGATCTATTAG
- a CDS encoding class II D-tagatose-bisphosphate aldolase, non-catalytic subunit gives MWRIEQAVEAGLLVLVEATNGQGKSIWRLSQSAAYNLSRMKISESMSSRYLPIEYCRLGKQEIASDPVSLIIDLIGDIKNAYTSVCSKGIDIPKLFKATGVSNSHRL, from the coding sequence GTGTGGCGAATCGAGCAAGCCGTAGAGGCAGGATTGTTGGTATTGGTTGAAGCGACCAACGGCCAGGGTAAGTCAATTTGGCGGCTATCCCAGAGTGCAGCCTACAATCTTTCGCGAATGAAAATTTCAGAGAGCATGTCTAGTCGCTACCTGCCAATAGAGTACTGTCGGCTGGGCAAGCAGGAGATTGCGAGCGATCCAGTTTCTTTGATTATTGATCTTATCGGAGATATAAAAAATGCCTATACTTCGGTTTGCAGCAAAGGCATAGACATTCCGAAGCTGTTCAAAGCGACAGGTGTGTCAAACTCGCATCGCTTGTAG